In Achromobacter xylosoxidans A8, a single window of DNA contains:
- the fabG gene encoding 3-oxoacyl-ACP reductase FabG encodes MDNTSIELQGKIALVTGATRGIGRAIAQELAARGATVVGTATSESGAAAITEALAPLGGRGVVLDVTDAAACDALIDALGKEGGGPHILVNNAGITRDTLAMRMKDEDWLAVIDTNLASVFRLSRAVLRNMMKARWGRIINVTSVVGSSGNPGQANYAAAKAGVAGMSRALARELGSRNITVNCVAPGFIDTDMTRALGENQTAALLQQIPLGRLGSPADIAHAVAFLSGPQAGYITGTTLHVNGGMYMQ; translated from the coding sequence ATGGACAACACCTCGATCGAACTGCAGGGCAAGATCGCGCTGGTGACCGGCGCCACGCGCGGCATCGGCCGCGCCATTGCCCAGGAACTGGCTGCGCGCGGCGCCACGGTCGTCGGCACCGCCACCTCCGAATCGGGCGCTGCCGCCATTACCGAAGCGCTGGCGCCGTTGGGCGGCCGCGGCGTGGTGCTGGACGTGACCGACGCCGCTGCCTGCGATGCGCTGATCGATGCGCTGGGCAAGGAAGGCGGCGGTCCCCATATCCTCGTCAATAACGCCGGCATCACCCGTGATACGCTGGCAATGCGCATGAAGGACGAGGACTGGTTGGCGGTCATCGACACCAATCTGGCGTCAGTTTTCCGCCTGTCGCGCGCCGTGCTGCGCAATATGATGAAGGCCCGCTGGGGACGCATCATCAACGTCACGTCGGTGGTGGGTTCCAGCGGCAACCCCGGCCAGGCCAACTACGCGGCCGCCAAGGCCGGCGTGGCTGGCATGTCGCGCGCCCTGGCGCGCGAGCTGGGCAGCCGCAACATCACCGTGAACTGCGTCGCGCCCGGTTTCATCGATACCGACATGACGCGCGCGTTGGGCGAAAATCAGACTGCGGCCCTGTTGCAGCAGATTCCGCTCGGCCGCCTGGGTTCGCCCGCCGACATCGCCCACGCAGTGGCGTTTTTGTCCGGACCGCAGGCGGGTTACATTACCGGCACCACCCTGCACGTCAACGGCGGGATGTACATGCAATAA
- the acpP gene encoding acyl carrier protein codes for MESIEQRVKKIVAEQLGVNEAEIKNESSFLDDLGADSLDMVELVMALEDEFETEIPDEEAEKITTVQQAIDYINSHGKQ; via the coding sequence ATGGAAAGCATCGAACAGCGCGTCAAGAAGATCGTCGCTGAACAACTTGGCGTCAACGAAGCCGAGATCAAGAACGAATCCTCCTTCCTTGACGACCTCGGTGCCGATTCGCTCGACATGGTCGAACTGGTCATGGCGCTCGAAGACGAATTCGAGACCGAGATCCCCGACGAAGAGGCCGAAAAGATCACGACCGTGCAACAAGCGATTGACTACATCAATTCGCACGGCAAGCAGTAA
- the rpmF gene encoding 50S ribosomal protein L32, translating into MAVQQNKKSPSKRGMHRSHDFLVNPPTAIEPNTGEAHLRHHISPNGFYRGRKVLKTKADE; encoded by the coding sequence ATGGCCGTTCAACAAAACAAGAAGTCCCCGTCCAAGCGCGGTATGCACCGCTCGCACGATTTTCTGGTGAACCCGCCGACGGCGATCGAACCCAACACGGGCGAAGCGCATCTGCGTCACCACATCAGCCCCAACGGCTTCTACCGCGGCCGCAAGGTCCTGAAGACCAAGGCCGACGAATAA
- the rpoE gene encoding RNA polymerase sigma factor RpoE, whose translation MSEREVDAELVARVQRGDKKAFDLLVLKYQRKILRLLARMIRDPSEIEDVAQEAFIKAYRALPQFRGESAFYTWLYRIAINTARNWLASQGRRPSAPNAIETEDGETFNETDNLTDISTPESMVASREIAETVNAAIEELPEELRTAIVLREIEGMSYEDIAQSMDCPIGTVRSRIFRAREAIAVKLRPLLGTDAERRW comes from the coding sequence ATGAGCGAGCGCGAAGTCGACGCTGAGCTTGTCGCGCGCGTCCAGCGGGGCGACAAGAAGGCTTTCGACCTGTTGGTGCTCAAGTACCAGCGCAAGATTCTCCGCCTCTTGGCCCGCATGATCCGCGACCCCTCGGAGATCGAGGACGTGGCCCAGGAGGCCTTCATCAAGGCCTACCGCGCTTTGCCCCAGTTTCGGGGCGAGAGCGCCTTTTACACTTGGTTGTACCGGATCGCCATCAATACGGCGCGCAACTGGCTGGCCTCGCAGGGCCGGCGCCCCAGCGCGCCCAATGCGATAGAAACGGAAGACGGTGAAACTTTTAACGAAACCGACAACCTAACCGATATAAGCACGCCGGAATCCATGGTCGCCAGCCGCGAAATCGCCGAGACGGTGAACGCGGCTATCGAGGAATTGCCTGAAGAATTGCGCACCGCAATTGTCCTGCGTGAAATCGAAGGTATGAGTTACGAAGACATCGCCCAAAGCATGGATTGCCCTATCGGTACGGTGCGCTCCCGCATTTTTCGTGCGCGTGAAGCCATTGCCGTCAAGTTGCGTCCGTTGCTAGGCACCGATGCCGAGCGTCGCTGGTAA
- a CDS encoding sigma-E factor negative regulatory protein, whose product MQTAAKSVVIAEASWEESVSAWMDGEESDDIFPGLLSREGRETWDTYHLIGDSLRNADLALTPSAAFQARLARALDAELPIVAAPRRRSPLRVGLSGLAVAAAVATVAWVAQPYLTGEPATEVRVLADASTTPAASAEDTGLRDYLEAHRQMAGPSAVRQVSFDTGVGR is encoded by the coding sequence ATGCAAACAGCAGCCAAATCCGTTGTGATCGCCGAGGCCTCCTGGGAGGAATCGGTTTCCGCCTGGATGGACGGAGAAGAATCCGACGACATATTTCCCGGTTTGTTGTCCCGCGAGGGGCGCGAGACCTGGGACACCTATCATCTGATCGGTGATTCCCTGCGCAACGCCGATCTGGCGCTGACCCCCAGCGCGGCCTTCCAGGCCCGCCTGGCACGGGCGCTGGACGCGGAATTGCCCATTGTTGCGGCGCCTCGGCGCCGCTCGCCATTGCGGGTCGGCCTGTCCGGCCTGGCCGTGGCAGCGGCGGTCGCGACCGTTGCCTGGGTGGCGCAGCCTTACCTGACCGGCGAACCGGCCACTGAGGTGCGCGTGCTGGCTGATGCCAGCACTACGCCGGCTGCGAGCGCCGAGGATACGGGCCTGCGCGACTATCTGGAGGCGCATCGCCAGATGGCCGGCCCCAGCGCCGTGCGCCAGGTGTCCTTCGACACCGGAGTGGGGCGCTGA
- a CDS encoding DegQ family serine endoprotease: protein MKAMTVSNAFFRRFLVAAAASVMMAGAYVPAAVAQASAATLPDFTSIVEKADPAVVNIRTTATVPVRGMGPGGGNDPYELFRWFFGPEFQPPGGGQPGPSQRQRPQPSQPEERTVPRGVGSGFFISDDGYILTNNHVVVDATDIYVTLTDGREFKAKVIGTDERTDVALIKIEAKDMTPLVIGDPKKLKKGQWVLAIGSPFGLDSTVTSGIVSAIGRDTGEYLPFIQTDVAVNPGNSGGPLINLQGEVVGINSQIISRSGGFMGISLAIPIDEAMRVVDQLRATGKVTRGRVGVQIGEVGKDVAEAIGLPKAEGALVSSVEAEGPAEQAGVQPGDVILKFNGEPIKRWSDLPRIVGETKPGTRADMEVWRKGKNLTLSVKVGEIPTEKAANASKKGAAPVPEVTNALGLGVVDVPADVQKKLRIKGGVQVKVAEGAAGKAGLQEGDIVLALNDTDVTGAKQFGELVAKLDKGRAAGLLVRRGDQTQWVAVPASK, encoded by the coding sequence ATGAAAGCAATGACAGTGTCGAATGCATTTTTCCGGCGCTTTCTGGTGGCGGCCGCGGCCAGCGTCATGATGGCCGGCGCCTACGTGCCTGCTGCTGTCGCTCAGGCGTCGGCGGCGACGCTGCCTGATTTCACGAGCATTGTCGAAAAGGCCGACCCCGCGGTCGTCAACATCCGCACCACGGCCACGGTGCCGGTGCGCGGCATGGGGCCTGGCGGCGGCAATGATCCCTACGAACTGTTCCGCTGGTTCTTCGGCCCCGAATTCCAGCCTCCCGGCGGCGGCCAACCCGGCCCGTCGCAACGCCAGCGTCCGCAGCCTTCCCAGCCCGAAGAGCGCACCGTGCCGCGCGGCGTGGGTTCCGGCTTCTTCATTTCGGACGACGGCTACATCCTGACCAACAACCACGTGGTGGTGGACGCGACGGACATCTACGTCACGCTGACCGACGGCCGCGAGTTCAAGGCCAAGGTCATCGGCACGGATGAACGCACCGACGTCGCGCTGATCAAGATCGAAGCCAAGGACATGACGCCGCTGGTCATCGGCGATCCCAAGAAGCTCAAGAAGGGGCAGTGGGTGCTGGCCATCGGTTCGCCGTTTGGCCTGGATTCCACCGTGACCTCCGGCATCGTCAGCGCCATCGGCCGCGATACCGGCGAATACCTGCCCTTCATCCAGACTGACGTGGCGGTCAACCCGGGCAACTCGGGCGGTCCGCTGATCAATCTGCAGGGCGAGGTGGTGGGCATCAACTCCCAGATCATTTCGCGCAGCGGCGGCTTCATGGGCATTTCGCTGGCCATCCCGATCGACGAAGCCATGCGCGTCGTGGACCAGCTGCGGGCTACCGGCAAGGTCACGCGCGGCCGCGTCGGCGTGCAGATCGGCGAAGTGGGCAAGGACGTGGCCGAAGCCATCGGTCTGCCCAAGGCCGAGGGCGCGCTGGTCAGCAGCGTGGAAGCCGAAGGTCCCGCCGAGCAGGCTGGCGTGCAGCCGGGCGACGTGATCCTCAAGTTCAACGGCGAACCCATCAAGCGCTGGTCCGATCTGCCGCGCATCGTGGGTGAAACCAAGCCCGGCACGCGCGCCGACATGGAAGTGTGGCGCAAGGGCAAGAACCTGACCCTGTCGGTCAAGGTCGGCGAAATCCCGACCGAAAAGGCCGCCAACGCCAGCAAGAAGGGCGCGGCGCCGGTGCCGGAAGTCACCAATGCGCTGGGCCTGGGCGTGGTCGACGTGCCGGCCGACGTGCAGAAGAAGCTGCGCATCAAGGGCGGCGTCCAGGTCAAGGTGGCCGAAGGCGCTGCCGGCAAGGCCGGCCTGCAGGAAGGCGACATCGTGTTGGCCCTGAACGACACCGACGTCACGGGCGCCAAGCAGTTCGGCGAACTCGTGGCCAAGCTGGACAAGGGCCGCGCGGCCGGCCTGCTGGTGCGCCGCGGCGACCAGACGCAGTGGGTGGCGGTGCCGGCATCGAAGTAA
- a CDS encoding beta-ketoacyl-ACP synthase III, translating into MDTAMKYSVIAGTGSFLPERVVSNDELAAELATRDIATSDEWIVERTGIRQRHLAERGVTTSQLATEASRRALADAGVDASEVDLIVLATSTPDFVFPSTACIVQANLGAKGSAAFDVQAVCSGFVYAMTTADSFIRAGRARCALVIGAEVFSRILDWNDRGTCVLFGDGAGAVVLKASDKPGILAAQLHADGSQAKILNAAGNVAYGDVTGDPFLRMDGQAVFKQAVTVLDRSARDTCAEAGVEIADVDWLIPHQANVRILNFLARKLAVPVEKVVVTVDSHANTSAASVPLALDAARRDGRVKPGQLILMQGVGGGFTWGSVLARM; encoded by the coding sequence ATGGATACCGCAATGAAATATTCCGTGATCGCGGGCACCGGCAGCTTCCTGCCGGAACGCGTGGTTTCGAATGACGAACTGGCGGCGGAACTGGCGACGCGCGACATCGCCACTTCCGACGAATGGATCGTCGAGCGCACCGGCATCCGCCAGCGCCACCTGGCCGAACGCGGCGTGACCACCAGCCAGCTTGCCACCGAGGCCTCGCGCCGCGCGCTGGCCGACGCGGGCGTGGACGCGTCCGAGGTCGACCTGATCGTGCTGGCCACGTCGACTCCTGATTTCGTGTTCCCGAGCACCGCCTGCATCGTGCAGGCCAATCTCGGCGCCAAGGGTTCGGCGGCATTTGACGTGCAGGCCGTGTGCAGCGGTTTCGTCTACGCCATGACCACCGCCGACAGCTTCATCCGCGCCGGCCGCGCGCGCTGCGCGCTGGTCATTGGCGCCGAAGTCTTCTCGCGCATCCTGGACTGGAACGACCGCGGCACCTGCGTGCTGTTCGGCGACGGCGCCGGCGCCGTGGTGCTCAAGGCGTCCGACAAGCCCGGCATCCTGGCCGCGCAATTGCACGCCGACGGCAGCCAGGCCAAGATCCTGAACGCCGCGGGCAACGTCGCCTATGGCGACGTGACCGGCGATCCGTTCCTGCGCATGGACGGACAGGCTGTGTTCAAGCAGGCCGTCACGGTGCTGGACCGTTCCGCGCGCGATACCTGCGCCGAAGCGGGCGTCGAGATCGCCGACGTCGATTGGCTGATCCCGCACCAGGCCAACGTGCGCATCCTGAATTTCCTGGCGCGCAAGCTTGCCGTGCCGGTCGAGAAGGTCGTCGTCACCGTCGACAGCCACGCCAACACCTCGGCGGCCAGCGTGCCGCTGGCCCTGGATGCCGCGCGCCGCGACGGCCGCGTCAAGCCGGGCCAGTTGATCCTGATGCAAGGCGTGGGCGGCGGATTCACCTGGGGCTCGGTACTGGCCCGCATGTAA
- the fabD gene encoding ACP S-malonyltransferase has product MKIAFVFPGQGSQAVGMLDAWSGVAAVTDTVARASQALGQDLGALIAQGPAEQLNLTTNTQPAMLTAGVAMYAAWCAAGGRKPDVVAGHSLGEYAALTAAGSLALEDAVRLVRVRADAMQAAVPVGTGAMAAILGLDDDAVRAACEAAAQGEVVEAVNFNAPAQVVIAGHKAAVERACELAKAAGAKRALLLPVSAPFHSSLLKPAAEVLAGALAGVTVSAPQVQVINNVDVASPVEPGAIRDALVRQAWHPVRWVETLRAMKAQGVTHIIECGPGKVLAGLTKRIDPELTGMAITDPASLEAALAAVNGN; this is encoded by the coding sequence ATGAAAATCGCTTTTGTCTTTCCTGGCCAAGGTTCCCAAGCTGTCGGCATGCTGGACGCCTGGTCCGGCGTCGCGGCCGTCACGGACACCGTGGCGCGGGCCAGCCAGGCGCTGGGGCAGGATCTGGGCGCGCTGATCGCGCAGGGTCCCGCAGAACAGCTCAACCTGACCACCAATACCCAGCCCGCCATGCTGACCGCCGGTGTCGCGATGTACGCGGCCTGGTGTGCCGCGGGCGGCCGCAAGCCCGATGTCGTGGCCGGCCACAGCCTGGGCGAGTACGCCGCATTGACGGCCGCAGGCTCGCTCGCGCTCGAAGACGCCGTGCGCCTGGTGCGAGTGCGCGCTGATGCCATGCAGGCTGCCGTACCGGTGGGCACCGGCGCCATGGCCGCCATCCTGGGCTTGGACGACGACGCCGTGCGCGCTGCCTGCGAGGCTGCTGCCCAGGGCGAGGTCGTCGAGGCCGTAAACTTCAACGCGCCTGCGCAGGTCGTGATCGCAGGCCACAAGGCCGCGGTCGAACGCGCCTGCGAACTGGCCAAGGCGGCGGGCGCCAAGCGCGCGCTGTTGCTGCCGGTGTCCGCACCGTTCCATTCCAGCCTGCTCAAGCCCGCCGCCGAAGTGCTGGCCGGCGCGCTGGCTGGCGTGACGGTGTCCGCGCCGCAAGTGCAAGTGATCAACAACGTCGACGTGGCTTCGCCTGTCGAACCCGGGGCAATCCGGGATGCGCTGGTGCGCCAGGCATGGCATCCTGTGCGCTGGGTTGAAACCCTGCGCGCGATGAAGGCGCAGGGCGTCACGCACATCATCGAATGCGGTCCCGGCAAGGTGCTGGCCGGCCTGACCAAGCGCATCGACCCCGAACTCACGGGCATGGCCATTACCGATCCTGCTTCGCTGGAAGCCGCGTTGGCCGCCGTCAACGGAAATTAA
- a CDS encoding MucB/RseB C-terminal domain-containing protein, whose amino-acid sequence MALVLPSRWPVLGRAATLQAHRAGWFAATLLTAFLAAHEPARAADAAPAAADDVVQLLTRIQQAARKQDYAGVFMYQQGETIQSSRLVHVMDGTGERERLEILDGQPREYLRHNEDVQCLIPERKTVLLERRRGDRFPGLLLGEAANLSEFYKIRAESALHRVAGRECRLITIEPLDKLRYGYRLCADVETNLLLKAQTLNAARGVVEQVSFTSLRLGPEVDPQLLTSRWSTRDWKVLEPSMKPVDLAAQGWRIPAPKGFKPVMQVARSMGKGVTVNQMVLSDGLAAISVFIEPYDSQRGHRPPHGAAQRGAITVYGTRIADFWLTAVGEVPVATLEQLAQATEYVPAAPAAATPPAEPK is encoded by the coding sequence ATGGCGTTGGTGCTTCCCTCGCGTTGGCCGGTGCTGGGTCGGGCCGCCACGCTGCAGGCCCACCGCGCCGGCTGGTTTGCCGCCACGCTCCTGACCGCTTTCCTGGCCGCGCATGAACCCGCGCGCGCGGCCGATGCCGCGCCTGCGGCCGCCGACGACGTGGTCCAGCTGCTGACCCGTATCCAACAAGCCGCCCGCAAGCAGGACTACGCGGGCGTCTTCATGTACCAGCAGGGCGAAACGATCCAGTCCTCGCGCCTGGTGCACGTCATGGACGGCACCGGCGAGCGTGAACGCCTGGAAATCCTCGACGGCCAGCCGCGCGAGTACCTGCGCCACAACGAAGACGTGCAGTGCCTGATCCCCGAGCGCAAGACCGTGCTGCTGGAGCGCCGCCGCGGCGACCGCTTCCCCGGCCTGCTGCTGGGAGAAGCGGCGAATCTGTCCGAGTTCTACAAGATCCGCGCCGAATCCGCGCTGCACCGCGTGGCCGGGCGGGAGTGCCGCCTGATCACGATTGAACCGCTGGACAAGCTGCGCTACGGTTACCGGCTGTGCGCGGATGTCGAAACCAATCTGCTGCTCAAGGCCCAGACGCTGAATGCGGCCCGGGGCGTGGTCGAACAAGTCTCGTTCACCTCGCTGCGGTTGGGCCCGGAAGTCGATCCCCAGTTGCTGACCTCGCGCTGGAGCACGCGCGACTGGAAGGTGCTGGAACCCTCGATGAAGCCCGTGGACCTGGCCGCCCAAGGCTGGCGCATTCCGGCGCCCAAGGGTTTCAAGCCGGTCATGCAGGTGGCGCGTTCGATGGGCAAGGGCGTTACGGTCAACCAGATGGTATTGTCCGATGGACTGGCGGCCATTTCCGTGTTCATCGAGCCCTACGACAGCCAGCGCGGCCACCGTCCTCCCCACGGCGCCGCGCAACGCGGGGCGATCACCGTCTATGGCACGCGCATCGCTGATTTCTGGCTGACCGCCGTGGGCGAAGTGCCCGTCGCGACGCTGGAACAGCTGGCGCAAGCCACTGAATATGTGCCCGCCGCGCCTGCGGCAGCAACGCCCCCAGCTGAGCCCAAGTGA
- the plsX gene encoding phosphate acyltransferase PlsX: MIRIAIDCMGGDFGLPVTIPAAIEFARQFPDTRLLLVGLPDAIEAALSEHRGVARDRIEIVAASEVVTMDDPVEVALRRKKDSSMRLAAQSVKDGRADACVSAGNTGAWMAISRYVLKTLDGIDRPAIATSIPNQTGRATTVLDLGANVDCTAEHLLQFAIMGAALSQAVDHRERPSVGLLNIGEEVIKGNEVVKEAAELLRSSPLNFYGNVEGNDIFKGTVDVVVCDGFVGNVVLKSVEGLAKMLSSVIREEFKRNLITLLAGAVAKPVLNRLRTRVDNRRYNGAALLGLRGVVIKSHGSADVYAYGFALQRAREAVVSKLLERTAETVAQITKRVQSGEGPTASPPNVAGDTA, translated from the coding sequence GTGATACGCATCGCCATAGACTGTATGGGCGGAGACTTCGGTCTGCCCGTCACGATTCCGGCTGCGATCGAGTTCGCCCGGCAATTTCCGGATACCCGGCTATTGCTGGTCGGGCTTCCCGACGCTATTGAAGCGGCGCTCTCCGAGCACCGTGGGGTAGCGCGCGATCGCATTGAAATCGTGGCGGCTTCCGAAGTCGTCACCATGGACGACCCGGTTGAGGTCGCCCTGCGCCGCAAAAAAGACTCCTCCATGCGCCTGGCCGCCCAGTCCGTCAAGGACGGGCGCGCCGACGCCTGCGTTTCCGCGGGCAATACCGGCGCGTGGATGGCCATTTCACGCTATGTGCTCAAGACGCTGGACGGCATAGACCGCCCCGCGATCGCCACGTCCATTCCGAACCAGACGGGCCGCGCCACCACGGTGCTGGACCTGGGTGCGAATGTGGACTGCACGGCCGAGCACCTGCTCCAATTCGCCATCATGGGCGCCGCGCTGTCGCAGGCGGTGGACCATCGCGAGCGTCCCTCCGTGGGCTTGCTCAATATCGGCGAAGAGGTCATCAAGGGCAACGAAGTCGTCAAGGAAGCCGCTGAGCTTCTTCGAAGCAGCCCGCTCAACTTCTACGGCAACGTGGAAGGCAATGACATATTCAAGGGCACGGTCGACGTCGTCGTCTGCGACGGTTTCGTCGGCAACGTCGTGCTCAAGTCCGTCGAAGGGCTGGCGAAGATGTTGTCCAGCGTCATTCGCGAAGAGTTCAAACGCAATCTGATCACGCTGCTGGCCGGCGCGGTGGCCAAGCCGGTGCTCAACCGCCTGCGCACCCGCGTCGACAACCGCCGCTATAACGGCGCCGCCTTGTTGGGCCTGCGCGGCGTGGTCATCAAGAGCCATGGTTCCGCGGACGTCTACGCCTATGGATTTGCGTTGCAGCGCGCCCGCGAAGCCGTAGTGAGTAAACTGCTGGAGCGCACCGCCGAGACGGTCGCTCAGATTACCAAGCGCGTTCAGTCTGGCGAGGGCCCAACGGCATCGCCGCCGAACGTGGCTGGGGACACCGCTTGA
- the fabF gene encoding beta-ketoacyl-ACP synthase II, translating to MKRRVVITGLGIVSPVGNDLTTAWDNIVNGRSGISRITRFDPSAITTHIAGEVKDFDISTYISAKEARQMDTFIHYGLAAGMQAWRDCGLEVTEANAERIGVIVGSGIGGLPRIEETQVEYLAKGPRRISPFFVPGSLINLISGHLSITYGMKGPSYAVVSACTTGLHCIGDAARLIEYGDADVMVAGGAESTVSPLGIGGFAAMRALSTRNDDPETASRPWDRDRDGFVLGEGAGVLVLEEYEHAKKRGARIYGELAGYGMSSDAHHITAPDKDGPRRGVLNALRNGGLNAEDIQYVNAHGTSTPLGDKNETDALKLAFGDHAKKLVVNSTKSMTGHLLGAAGGIEAVFTTLAVYNQVSPPTINIFNQDPECDLDYCANEARQMKIDVGLSNSFGFGGTNGSMAVRRV from the coding sequence GTGAAGCGACGTGTCGTCATCACTGGCCTGGGTATCGTTTCTCCCGTCGGGAACGACTTGACCACCGCTTGGGACAATATCGTCAACGGACGTTCTGGCATCAGCCGCATCACCCGTTTCGATCCCTCGGCCATCACCACGCATATTGCCGGCGAAGTCAAAGACTTCGACATCAGCACCTATATCTCGGCCAAGGAAGCCCGCCAGATGGATACCTTCATCCATTACGGCCTGGCCGCCGGGATGCAGGCATGGCGCGATTGCGGCCTGGAAGTCACCGAAGCCAACGCAGAACGCATCGGCGTGATCGTGGGTTCCGGCATTGGCGGCCTGCCGCGCATCGAGGAAACCCAGGTCGAATACCTGGCCAAGGGTCCGCGCCGCATTTCGCCGTTCTTCGTGCCCGGTTCGCTGATCAACTTGATCTCCGGCCATCTGTCCATTACCTATGGCATGAAGGGTCCGAGCTACGCCGTGGTGTCGGCTTGCACCACCGGTCTGCATTGCATTGGCGATGCCGCGCGCCTGATCGAGTACGGCGATGCCGACGTCATGGTGGCTGGCGGCGCCGAATCGACCGTGTCGCCGCTGGGCATCGGCGGTTTCGCCGCCATGCGCGCCTTGTCGACCCGCAATGACGATCCTGAAACGGCTTCGCGTCCCTGGGACCGCGACCGCGACGGCTTCGTGCTGGGCGAGGGCGCAGGCGTACTGGTGCTGGAAGAGTACGAACACGCCAAAAAACGCGGCGCGCGCATCTACGGTGAGCTCGCGGGCTATGGCATGAGCTCGGACGCGCACCACATCACGGCTCCCGACAAGGACGGCCCGCGCCGCGGCGTGTTGAACGCGCTGCGCAACGGCGGCTTGAACGCGGAAGACATCCAGTACGTCAACGCCCACGGCACCTCGACGCCCCTGGGCGACAAGAACGAGACCGATGCGCTGAAGCTGGCTTTCGGCGACCACGCCAAGAAGCTGGTGGTCAATTCGACCAAGTCCATGACCGGGCACCTGCTCGGCGCGGCCGGCGGCATCGAGGCGGTGTTCACCACCCTGGCGGTCTACAACCAGGTGTCGCCGCCCACGATCAACATCTTCAATCAAGATCCGGAATGCGATCTGGATTACTGCGCCAACGAGGCGCGGCAGATGAAGATCGACGTCGGCCTGTCCAACTCGTTCGGCTTCGGCGGCACCAACGGCTCGATGGCCGTTCGCCGGGTCTGA